One Actinomyces respiraculi DNA window includes the following coding sequences:
- a CDS encoding DUF4177 domain-containing protein: MTTWEYATIPLLTHATKQILDQWGADGWELVQVVPGPTGSDNLVAYLKRPRQD; the protein is encoded by the coding sequence ATGACCACATGGGAGTACGCCACCATTCCACTTCTCACCCACGCCACCAAGCAGATCCTCGATCAGTGGGGTGCCGACGGCTGGGAGCTCGTCCAGGTCGTCCCCGGCCCGACCGGCTCGGACAACCTCGTCGCCTACCTCAAGCGCCCCCGCCAGGACTGA
- a CDS encoding Crp/Fnr family transcriptional regulator, translating to MDDSIISRIPLFEGMGPEEQEELRAMMSQTTLRRGETLFNEGDPGDRFYVLLSGKIKLGHASADGRENLLAVLGPGELVGELTLFDPGPRSTTATAVAPTDLLTLEHSQLMTFIETHPQLAKDMLRALAQRLRRTNTALADLVFSDVPGRVAKALLDLADRFGSTTEDGVHVPHDLTQEELAQLVGASRETVNKSLAEFVSRGWIRLEGRAVTLLDVDRLRRRAR from the coding sequence GTGGACGACAGCATCATCTCCAGGATCCCACTCTTCGAGGGGATGGGACCCGAGGAGCAGGAGGAGCTGCGCGCCATGATGTCGCAGACGACTCTGCGCCGTGGCGAGACACTCTTCAACGAGGGAGACCCCGGCGACCGCTTCTACGTCCTCCTGTCCGGCAAGATCAAGCTCGGCCATGCCTCCGCGGACGGTCGTGAGAACCTGCTCGCGGTCCTGGGTCCCGGCGAGCTGGTCGGTGAGCTCACCCTCTTCGATCCGGGCCCGCGCTCGACGACGGCGACCGCCGTGGCCCCCACGGACCTGCTCACCCTCGAGCACAGCCAGCTCATGACCTTCATCGAGACGCACCCGCAGCTCGCCAAGGACATGCTGCGTGCGCTGGCCCAGCGTCTGCGCCGCACGAACACGGCGCTGGCCGACCTCGTCTTCTCCGACGTCCCCGGGCGCGTGGCCAAGGCCCTGCTGGACCTGGCGGACCGCTTCGGTTCGACGACGGAGGACGGCGTGCACGTGCCGCACGACCTCACTCAGGAGGAGCTCGCCCAGCTGGTGGGTGCCTCGCGCGAGACCGTCAACAAGTCGCTGGCTGAGTTCGTCTCCCGCGGCTGGATCCGTCTTGAGGGCCGTGCGGTGACGCTGCTCGACGTCGACCGGCTGCGCCGCAGGGCCCGCTGA
- the nth gene encoding endonuclease III, whose translation MARTPSPVPAPSLVERAAAVDDELRLLYPDARCALDHSGPFQLLVATVLSAQTTDARVNTVTPGLFDRWPDAAALAQAEPALLEGILRPLGMQRTRAERLIGLGQGLVERHDGEVPAERDALTALPGVGRKTANVVLGNAFGVPAITVDTHVGRLSRRLGWTTHTDPLKAEQDIAALWAPERWTDGCHRLIAHGRSVCRARSPRCGDCVLLEAGLCPRVGL comes from the coding sequence ATGGCACGCACACCCTCACCGGTCCCGGCCCCCTCCCTCGTGGAGCGGGCCGCCGCCGTCGACGACGAGCTCCGCCTGCTCTACCCCGACGCCCGCTGCGCCCTCGACCATTCCGGCCCCTTCCAGCTGCTCGTCGCCACCGTCCTGTCCGCCCAGACCACGGACGCGCGGGTCAACACCGTCACCCCCGGGCTCTTCGACCGTTGGCCCGACGCCGCCGCGCTGGCCCAGGCCGAGCCCGCCCTCCTCGAGGGGATTCTGCGGCCCCTGGGCATGCAACGCACCCGCGCTGAGCGGCTCATCGGCCTGGGGCAGGGCCTGGTTGAGCGGCACGACGGCGAGGTTCCGGCCGAGCGCGATGCCCTCACCGCCCTGCCCGGCGTCGGGCGCAAGACCGCCAACGTCGTCCTCGGCAACGCCTTCGGCGTGCCCGCCATCACCGTGGACACGCATGTCGGGCGCCTGAGCCGCCGGCTCGGCTGGACCACTCACACCGACCCCCTCAAGGCCGAGCAGGACATCGCGGCGCTGTGGGCCCCGGAGCGCTGGACGGACGGCTGCCACCGGCTCATCGCGCATGGACGCTCGGTGTGCCGGGCGCGTTCACCGCGCTGCGGGGACTGCGTCCTGCTCGAGGCCGGCCTGTGCCCCCGGGTGGGCCTCTGA
- a CDS encoding metallophosphoesterase — protein MGVTDSGVRAAARAAVRAAGTVTAVGAGVLGYALLEATMPVLRRLDVPVLAPGEEPLTLLHLSDLHLTDRTAARVAWVRSLSRLQPDIVINTGDNLSFASGLAPLSDALEPFLQLPGAFVMGDHDYRSTTFSLPTRYLRRDPRDADDPQREVEALPWHEVRDLQRSGGWVDLTNTRGELRVRGRRVRLVGVDDPHADRDVYPQPSEVSEAAGPSPSENTWVRGREGHPLHLGLVHAPYRRVLSAMSADDVDLALAGHTHGGQLCLPGFGALVTNCDLDRERVTRRLSQYPGQIGQPQAADHMYLHVSAGLGTSPFTPVRLACRPEATLLTLLPAE, from the coding sequence GTGGGCGTCACGGACTCGGGAGTACGGGCGGCCGCTCGTGCGGCGGTGCGCGCCGCGGGGACGGTGACCGCCGTCGGCGCCGGGGTGCTGGGCTACGCCCTGCTGGAGGCCACGATGCCGGTGCTGCGGCGCCTGGACGTGCCGGTACTCGCCCCGGGCGAGGAGCCCCTCACGCTCCTGCACCTGTCCGACCTGCACCTGACGGACCGCACCGCGGCTCGTGTGGCCTGGGTGCGCTCGCTGTCGCGCCTGCAGCCTGACATCGTCATCAACACCGGTGACAACCTGTCCTTCGCCAGCGGCCTGGCACCGTTGAGCGATGCGCTGGAGCCTTTCCTTCAGCTGCCGGGCGCCTTCGTCATGGGTGACCACGACTACCGCTCCACCACTTTCAGCCTGCCCACACGCTACCTGCGCCGCGATCCGCGTGACGCGGACGACCCGCAGCGGGAGGTCGAGGCCCTGCCCTGGCACGAGGTGCGCGATCTGCAGCGCTCGGGCGGCTGGGTGGACCTGACGAACACGCGCGGCGAGCTGCGCGTGCGCGGGCGCCGGGTGCGGCTCGTGGGGGTGGATGACCCTCACGCGGACCGGGACGTGTACCCGCAGCCGTCCGAAGTGTCTGAGGCGGCCGGGCCGTCGCCGTCGGAGAACACCTGGGTGCGCGGCCGCGAAGGCCACCCGCTGCACCTGGGGTTGGTGCACGCCCCCTACCGGCGGGTCCTGTCCGCCATGAGTGCCGACGACGTCGACCTCGCCCTGGCCGGCCACACGCACGGCGGGCAGCTGTGCCTGCCGGGCTTTGGGGCACTGGTGACCAACTGCGACCTGGACCGCGAGCGCGTCACACGACGGCTGTCGCAGTACCCGGGACAGATCGGTCAGCCTCAGGCGGCCGACCACATGTACCTGCACGTGTCGGCCGGCCTGGGCACGAGCCCCTTCACGCCGGTGCGCCTGGCGTGCCGCCCGGAGGCCACGCTGCTCACGCTGCTGCCCGCCGAGTGA
- a CDS encoding AzlC family ABC transporter permease, with translation MPFPDDLPTQTLRDAARDAVPVVIGYLTLGMAAGTLLAAAGLSWWWAPLWSLVIYSGTMQMLLVPLAAAGEPLTVIAASTVFVSGRHVFYGLGFPLERLRGGVLRRLYAVHAITDEVYALLASKDRTRMSGTYLLGVEVLSQLSWILGTTAGALAGTWLAAVVGQDIQLLGFVLTSLFVVLAIENWRTQPDLAVLTLGAVAGAVGLAVGGRAALLSALGVLAVGLTALFLWRRTTSSSDGVAASEEVGA, from the coding sequence GTGCCCTTCCCCGACGACCTCCCAACTCAGACGCTTCGCGACGCCGCGCGCGACGCCGTGCCCGTCGTCATCGGCTACCTCACCCTGGGAATGGCCGCCGGGACACTGCTGGCCGCCGCCGGGCTGTCCTGGTGGTGGGCACCGCTGTGGTCGCTGGTCATCTACTCGGGCACGATGCAGATGCTGCTCGTACCGCTCGCGGCCGCCGGCGAGCCCCTGACGGTCATCGCCGCATCCACGGTCTTCGTCTCCGGCCGCCACGTGTTCTACGGGCTCGGCTTCCCGCTGGAGCGGCTCCGCGGCGGTGTGCTGCGACGCCTCTACGCGGTGCACGCCATCACGGACGAGGTCTACGCCCTGCTCGCCTCCAAGGACCGCACGCGCATGAGCGGCACCTACCTGCTGGGCGTGGAGGTCCTGAGCCAGCTCTCCTGGATCCTGGGCACGACGGCGGGGGCACTCGCGGGTACATGGCTCGCGGCGGTGGTCGGCCAGGACATCCAGCTCCTGGGATTCGTGCTCACCTCCCTGTTCGTCGTCCTGGCCATCGAGAACTGGCGCACGCAGCCGGACCTCGCGGTGCTGACACTGGGAGCCGTCGCCGGCGCGGTGGGGCTCGCCGTCGGCGGGCGGGCCGCGCTGCTCAGCGCCCTGGGGGTGCTCGCCGTCGGACTGACCGCCCTGTTCCTGTGGCGGCGTACGACCAGCTCGTCCGACGGCGTGGCCGCCTCCGAGGAGGTGGGCGCCTGA
- a CDS encoding WhiB family transcriptional regulator, whose amino-acid sequence MTFDQTWAVRASCANVEPDQLFGKGAEQRDARSLCFSCPVRMECLAEALDSESSFGVWGGLTERERRALLRRFPEVEDWSAWLRQEDDELVAEIHAHRAPRILARVR is encoded by the coding sequence ATGACCTTCGATCAGACCTGGGCGGTCCGCGCTTCCTGCGCCAACGTGGAACCGGACCAGCTCTTCGGCAAGGGCGCTGAGCAGCGCGACGCCCGCTCCTTGTGCTTCTCCTGCCCCGTGCGCATGGAGTGCCTGGCCGAGGCTCTGGACTCCGAGTCCTCCTTCGGTGTCTGGGGTGGCCTCACCGAGCGTGAGCGCCGTGCCCTCCTGCGGCGCTTTCCCGAGGTGGAGGACTGGAGCGCCTGGCTGCGCCAGGAGGACGACGAGCTCGTCGCTGAGATCCACGCCCACCGGGCCCCGCGCATTCTCGCCCGCGTCCGCTGA
- a CDS encoding bifunctional phosphatase PAP2/diacylglycerol kinase family protein, with protein MARRTSPPRPRLLTLELSTAALSLLAFAAWTWLVLTGRTTSLDTRLDAPALPLRSVRGQLSEAFSLLTHPLLVLLAVLAVAVFSYKKRMRRLAIALAVAAAGVPAALALSAWLGVGLPPTAFADSVSRLGGAYPSSHIAAITIGSWVMVTLVRAHRRPGSSVLTWSLLAGCLTLLTAVAQWATGLAHVSDIIGGSLFGVAVANVALMVGGVRPILVDWAHQGLPTEQVNAHAAVVLNPTKFDDLSLLRRRVEATVLERGWRPTTWLETSADDPGHEAARRALADGADLVLVAGGDGTVRAVSAELVGTGVPMALLPSGTGNLLARNLGVPLDVDSALDLAFAGRERAIDVVGVTWLDPQEQAERTERFVVMAGLGLDAQIMEDTNDDLKKVIRSGAYAVAAMQNAVPDPFPVAVTLDDGEAEERSTVMALMGNVGTITGGMTIFPDAQPDDGALDLMIASPDRVIDWARLGTQILTGRDAEGFRTTSAGRVLIETDKPVPFELDGDPVGSTRRVEAVVEPGALTVVVPR; from the coding sequence ATGGCCCGCCGTACCTCCCCGCCCCGCCCGCGCCTGCTCACCCTCGAGCTCAGCACCGCAGCCCTGTCCCTGCTGGCCTTCGCCGCCTGGACCTGGCTCGTCCTCACCGGCCGCACCACCAGCCTCGACACCCGACTCGACGCCCCCGCGCTGCCCCTGCGCTCGGTGCGCGGCCAGCTCTCCGAGGCCTTCTCCCTGCTCACCCACCCGCTCCTCGTGCTCCTGGCCGTCCTCGCCGTCGCCGTCTTCTCCTACAAGAAGCGCATGCGACGCCTGGCGATCGCGCTGGCAGTGGCCGCCGCCGGGGTGCCGGCCGCCCTGGCGCTGAGCGCCTGGCTCGGTGTGGGGCTCCCGCCCACCGCCTTCGCGGACTCCGTCTCGCGCCTGGGCGGCGCCTACCCCTCCAGCCACATCGCCGCCATCACCATCGGCTCCTGGGTGATGGTCACCCTCGTGCGCGCCCACCGCCGCCCGGGTTCCTCCGTGCTCACCTGGTCGCTCCTGGCCGGCTGCCTCACCCTGCTCACGGCGGTGGCGCAGTGGGCCACGGGACTGGCGCACGTGTCCGACATCATCGGCGGTTCCCTGTTCGGCGTCGCCGTCGCCAACGTCGCCCTCATGGTCGGCGGGGTGCGCCCCATCCTCGTGGACTGGGCGCACCAGGGCCTGCCGACCGAACAGGTCAACGCCCACGCCGCCGTCGTCCTCAACCCCACGAAGTTCGACGACCTGTCCCTTCTGCGCCGCCGCGTCGAGGCCACGGTCCTTGAGCGCGGCTGGAGGCCCACGACCTGGCTGGAGACGAGCGCGGACGACCCCGGGCATGAGGCCGCCCGCCGGGCGCTGGCCGACGGCGCCGACCTCGTGCTCGTCGCCGGGGGCGACGGCACCGTGCGCGCGGTGAGCGCTGAGCTCGTCGGCACCGGCGTGCCCATGGCGCTGCTGCCATCGGGCACCGGCAACCTCCTGGCCCGCAACCTCGGGGTTCCCCTCGACGTCGACTCCGCCCTCGACCTGGCTTTCGCGGGCCGCGAGCGCGCCATCGACGTCGTGGGCGTCACCTGGCTGGACCCGCAGGAGCAGGCCGAGCGCACCGAGCGCTTCGTCGTCATGGCGGGCCTGGGCCTGGACGCCCAGATCATGGAGGACACGAACGACGACCTCAAGAAGGTCATCCGCTCCGGTGCCTACGCCGTGGCCGCCATGCAGAACGCCGTGCCGGACCCCTTCCCCGTGGCCGTGACGCTGGACGACGGCGAGGCCGAGGAACGCTCGACCGTCATGGCGCTCATGGGCAACGTCGGCACCATCACCGGCGGGATGACGATCTTCCCCGACGCGCAGCCCGACGACGGTGCCCTCGACCTCATGATCGCCTCGCCCGACCGGGTCATCGACTGGGCCCGTCTGGGCACGCAGATCCTCACCGGCCGGGACGCCGAGGGCTTCCGCACGACCTCGGCCGGGCGGGTGCTCATCGAGACCGACAAGCCGGTCCCCTTCGAGCTCGACGGGGACCCGGTGGGCTCCACGCGCCGGGTGGAGGCCGTGGTGGAGCCGGGGGCGCTGACCGTCGTCGTGCCGCGCTGA
- a CDS encoding alpha/beta fold hydrolase, which produces MPVSVTLPGPWAHRSLTAGGTRFHVALAGPDPMPGEGPMPPLVLLLHGFPECWWAWSEVMPSLAEAGHRVAALDLRGFGGSDRPPSGYSLMTLADDVQGVIRSLGHESALVVGAGLGGQVAWLLAARDPGTVRAIVPVGAPHPVAVRSLRGRRLSGASLQYLAFKTPVLPERSLSTTAGMERLLRSWAAPGTREAAARPAPYYAALLARPGAARSAMATMRNSLLSRRELSTLEHPVRVPVLSVQGQLDPVQPAQAYARDTHHVAGRLQQVTVHGVGHFPHREAPERLLEAVLPFLEEMS; this is translated from the coding sequence GTGCCCGTCTCCGTTACTCTCCCCGGCCCCTGGGCCCACCGCAGTCTCACGGCCGGGGGCACGCGCTTCCATGTCGCCCTCGCCGGCCCGGACCCGATGCCGGGCGAGGGCCCGATGCCCCCGCTGGTGCTGCTGCTGCACGGTTTCCCGGAGTGCTGGTGGGCGTGGTCGGAGGTCATGCCGTCCCTCGCTGAGGCGGGTCACCGGGTCGCGGCCCTGGACCTGCGGGGCTTCGGCGGTTCGGACCGTCCGCCGTCGGGCTACTCACTCATGACCCTGGCCGACGACGTGCAGGGGGTCATCCGCAGCCTGGGGCACGAGTCGGCACTCGTCGTCGGCGCGGGGCTCGGGGGTCAGGTGGCGTGGCTGCTGGCCGCTCGGGACCCGGGTACGGTGCGCGCCATCGTGCCGGTAGGCGCCCCGCACCCGGTGGCCGTGCGCTCGCTGCGCGGTCGGCGGCTGTCCGGGGCCTCCCTGCAGTACCTCGCCTTCAAGACGCCGGTGCTGCCGGAGCGGAGCCTGTCGACGACGGCGGGCATGGAGCGGCTGCTGCGCTCGTGGGCGGCGCCGGGCACGCGGGAGGCGGCGGCGAGGCCGGCACCGTACTACGCCGCGCTGCTGGCGCGCCCGGGAGCGGCCCGCTCAGCGATGGCGACGATGCGCAACTCTCTGCTCAGCCGCCGCGAGCTGTCGACGCTGGAGCATCCGGTGCGGGTGCCGGTGCTGAGCGTGCAGGGCCAGCTGGACCCGGTGCAGCCCGCGCAGGCCTACGCGCGTGACACACACCATGTGGCGGGCAGGCTGCAGCAGGTGACGGTGCACGGGGTGGGCCACTTTCCCCACCGCGAGGCGCCCGAGCGGCTGCTGGAGGCCGTCCTGCCCTTCCTGGAGGAGATGTCCTAA
- a CDS encoding Mur ligase family protein gives MSLLTSLRSTATVALGRTARTVARLRAGGTGGTALPGLVVERTDPAFLRRTLDQLPLGVVVVSGTNGKTTTTKMLVQLLEERGLKVLTNRTGSNFVRGVLSSLLTEVSWSGRTDAHVAVLELDEAHAVRFVNKVRPRGALLLNVMRDQLDRFGEIDYTATLLRQVAQATTGVVVTNADDPRLSDDDFLQGIEARVSAFGVGEGLRDVFLSDDELRGGPSGAAPSTASHGGPERLCPPARVILKSLDGQQAVIRVDGEDHPITFTIPGVHNQLNAVAALAMAVEVMGRRLDLPSLLGTLSRVGAAFGRGEVLDLDGRQLELSLVKNPAGFRMSLLTAEQAVRTRGPETVMVAINDEHADGRDMSWLWDVDFSSLRDGGVAVVTGVRAWDMALRLRYDGVEVGTVEPDLSRALDLLRRAPGQDEGYRMRVFTSYTAMLALRARLAELTDVEEVMK, from the coding sequence ATGAGCCTGCTGACCTCCCTGCGCTCCACGGCCACGGTGGCCCTCGGGCGCACCGCCCGCACGGTGGCACGACTGCGGGCGGGGGGTACTGGCGGCACGGCCCTGCCGGGGCTCGTTGTCGAGAGGACCGACCCCGCCTTCCTGCGCCGCACGCTCGACCAGCTGCCGCTGGGCGTCGTCGTCGTGTCCGGGACGAATGGCAAGACGACGACGACGAAGATGCTCGTCCAGCTCCTTGAGGAGCGGGGCCTGAAGGTCTTGACCAACCGCACCGGCTCGAACTTCGTGCGCGGGGTGCTCTCCTCGCTGCTCACTGAGGTCTCCTGGAGCGGGCGCACGGACGCCCACGTGGCCGTCCTCGAGCTGGATGAGGCTCATGCGGTGCGCTTCGTGAACAAGGTGCGCCCGCGCGGCGCCCTTCTGCTCAACGTCATGCGCGACCAGCTCGACCGCTTCGGGGAGATCGACTACACCGCCACTCTGCTGCGCCAGGTCGCCCAGGCGACCACCGGCGTCGTCGTGACCAACGCCGACGACCCGCGCCTGTCCGACGACGACTTCCTTCAGGGGATTGAGGCGCGGGTGAGCGCCTTCGGTGTCGGCGAGGGCCTGCGCGACGTTTTCTTGTCCGACGACGAGTTGCGCGGCGGACCGAGTGGGGCGGCGCCGTCGACGGCCTCGCATGGGGGCCCCGAGCGGCTGTGCCCGCCGGCGCGCGTGATCCTGAAGTCTCTTGACGGCCAGCAGGCCGTCATCCGTGTCGACGGCGAGGACCACCCGATCACCTTCACCATCCCGGGGGTTCACAACCAGCTCAATGCCGTTGCGGCGCTGGCAATGGCGGTCGAGGTCATGGGCAGGCGCCTGGACCTGCCCTCCCTGCTGGGCACGCTCTCGCGCGTCGGGGCGGCCTTCGGGCGCGGGGAGGTCCTCGACCTCGACGGGCGCCAGCTCGAGCTGTCGCTGGTGAAGAACCCGGCCGGCTTCCGCATGAGCCTGCTCACCGCTGAGCAGGCGGTGCGCACGCGGGGCCCGGAGACGGTCATGGTGGCGATCAACGACGAGCACGCGGATGGCCGCGACATGTCCTGGCTGTGGGACGTGGACTTCTCCTCGCTGCGTGATGGCGGGGTCGCCGTCGTCACGGGGGTGCGCGCCTGGGACATGGCGCTGCGCCTGCGTTACGACGGCGTCGAGGTGGGCACGGTGGAGCCGGACCTGTCCCGGGCCCTCGACCTGCTGCGCCGGGCCCCGGGCCAGGATGAGGGGTACCGGATGCGCGTGTTCACCAGCTACACGGCGATGCTCGCCCTGCGTGCCCGCCTGGCCGAGCTCACCGATGTCGAGGAGGTCATGAAGTGA
- a CDS encoding branched-chain amino acid transporter permease, producing MLSTTQMILAVIVVAALTFACRLTPFVLLRGRHSDLVEFLSTTMPLGVMIVLIAYTLDGVVADPARWVPALAGIVATAGLHLWRRQIGLSLVGGTGVYIVLSLLLG from the coding sequence ATGCTGTCCACCACTCAGATGATCCTGGCCGTCATCGTGGTCGCGGCCCTCACCTTCGCCTGCCGGCTCACGCCTTTCGTGCTCCTGCGGGGCCGGCACAGCGACCTGGTGGAGTTCTTGTCGACGACCATGCCGCTGGGCGTCATGATCGTTCTCATCGCCTACACGCTCGACGGCGTGGTCGCGGACCCGGCGCGGTGGGTGCCGGCGCTGGCGGGCATCGTGGCGACGGCGGGCTTGCACCTGTGGCGCCGCCAGATCGGGCTGTCGCTCGTCGGGGGCACGGGGGTGTACATCGTCCTGTCCCTTCTGCTCGGCTGA
- a CDS encoding transglycosylase domain-containing protein codes for MSSSSRGRAPSPIKAVSMLLALVMLSGFGGVLAAGFAMPLVGATSAVTNAGAQLFNELPTDFNALEPSEVSVILAADGTEIAQFYAENRIVVPLDQISVNMQNAIVAVEDRRFYQHKGVDPTGMVRALVSNASGGSQGASTLTQQYVRNVLVEAGVQSDDPAQIAAATERSTARKLREIKYALTLEQTYTKQQILEGYLNIAAFGPSTYGVEASAQHYFSHSAAELTVAEAALLAGMTNAPGAYDPIAFPEAAKDRMDWVLLKMYEEEFITQEQYDEAVTTQIEDMLHVTNTVGGCAAAGSAAYFCEYVVGEIENSPLFGETEAERRQLLLRGGLTITTTLDPAKQAAADAAIQEYVPTGDPSNVKAALVSVQPGTGRILAIAQNTNYGDATEDNPTATQISLGVDALHGGLENEDGTSGFQPGSTFKTFVLAQWYQEGRSGYTPMNTTPTRFPAATWKISCAPENADDWNVGNANAFEGGTNNVIRSTQLSINVGYARMTAAMDICSITDLAAKMGVTTNAGEPLAPKPSIALGSQEVTPLQMANAYATFAAHGVYCKPIAIDAITDSDGNALSVPSAECTQVMEAEAADQTALTLTYVMRSPGTGMTAALAGGRPSAGKTGTTELMDNAWFAGFTPSLSAAVWLGHSESYSPMNNQVIGGRWYSTMYGSDAPAPLWKMYMDGALAGTPHEHFPQVSLGVQPTPTPARTPKPTPASHEEDGEAGTSTTEQSAQPPTTTVSGG; via the coding sequence ATGTCGTCCTCATCTCGCGGCCGGGCCCCCTCGCCGATCAAGGCCGTCTCGATGCTCCTCGCCCTTGTCATGCTCTCCGGCTTCGGTGGAGTCCTCGCGGCCGGCTTCGCGATGCCCCTCGTCGGTGCGACCTCAGCGGTGACCAACGCGGGAGCCCAGCTCTTCAACGAGCTGCCCACGGACTTCAACGCCCTCGAACCCAGCGAGGTCTCGGTCATCCTCGCCGCAGATGGCACGGAGATCGCCCAGTTCTACGCGGAGAACCGCATCGTGGTCCCCCTGGACCAGATCTCCGTCAACATGCAGAACGCCATCGTCGCGGTGGAGGACCGGCGCTTCTACCAGCACAAGGGCGTCGACCCCACGGGCATGGTGCGCGCGCTCGTGTCGAACGCCTCGGGAGGCTCGCAGGGCGCGTCAACGCTGACCCAGCAGTACGTGCGCAACGTCCTCGTCGAGGCGGGCGTGCAGTCGGACGACCCGGCCCAGATCGCCGCCGCGACGGAGCGGAGCACCGCACGCAAGCTGCGGGAGATCAAGTACGCCCTCACTCTCGAGCAGACCTACACCAAGCAGCAGATCCTCGAGGGCTACCTCAACATCGCGGCCTTCGGCCCCTCGACCTACGGCGTCGAGGCCTCGGCGCAGCACTACTTCTCCCACTCCGCGGCCGAGCTGACGGTGGCGGAGGCCGCACTGCTGGCAGGGATGACGAACGCGCCCGGCGCCTACGACCCCATCGCCTTCCCGGAGGCGGCCAAGGACCGCATGGACTGGGTGCTGCTCAAGATGTACGAGGAGGAGTTCATCACCCAGGAGCAGTACGACGAGGCGGTCACCACCCAGATCGAGGACATGCTGCACGTGACCAACACGGTCGGCGGCTGTGCCGCGGCGGGCAGCGCCGCCTACTTCTGCGAGTACGTCGTCGGCGAGATCGAGAACTCTCCGCTGTTCGGCGAGACCGAGGCCGAGCGCCGCCAGCTGCTGCTGCGCGGCGGTCTGACGATCACGACGACCCTCGACCCGGCCAAGCAGGCCGCGGCGGACGCCGCGATCCAGGAGTACGTGCCCACGGGGGACCCGTCCAATGTCAAGGCCGCACTGGTGTCGGTGCAGCCGGGCACGGGCCGCATCCTCGCCATCGCCCAGAACACGAACTACGGGGACGCCACCGAGGACAACCCGACGGCGACCCAGATCTCCCTGGGAGTGGACGCCCTGCACGGCGGCCTGGAGAACGAGGACGGGACCTCCGGGTTCCAGCCCGGATCGACCTTCAAGACCTTCGTCCTGGCCCAGTGGTACCAGGAGGGGCGCTCGGGTTACACGCCCATGAACACCACGCCCACCAGGTTCCCGGCCGCGACGTGGAAGATCTCCTGCGCCCCGGAGAACGCCGACGACTGGAACGTGGGCAACGCCAACGCCTTCGAGGGCGGCACGAACAACGTCATCCGCTCGACCCAGCTGTCCATCAACGTCGGCTACGCCCGCATGACCGCGGCGATGGACATCTGCTCCATCACGGACCTGGCAGCCAAGATGGGCGTGACGACGAATGCCGGGGAGCCTTTGGCGCCGAAGCCCTCCATCGCCCTGGGCTCGCAGGAGGTCACGCCCCTGCAGATGGCCAACGCCTACGCCACCTTCGCCGCGCACGGTGTGTACTGCAAGCCCATCGCCATCGACGCCATCACCGACTCCGACGGCAATGCGCTGTCGGTGCCCTCCGCGGAGTGCACGCAGGTGATGGAGGCCGAGGCCGCGGACCAGACCGCTCTCACCCTCACCTATGTCATGCGCTCCCCGGGCACGGGTATGACCGCGGCCCTGGCGGGTGGGCGTCCCTCAGCCGGCAAGACGGGGACGACCGAGCTGATGGACAACGCCTGGTTCGCGGGCTTCACGCCGAGCCTGTCCGCCGCCGTCTGGCTTGGTCACTCCGAGAGCTACTCGCCCATGAACAACCAGGTCATCGGCGGGCGCTGGTACTCGACGATGTACGGTTCGGATGCGCCCGCACCCCTGTGGAAGATGTACATGGACGGCGCCCTGGCGGGCACGCCCCACGAGCACTTCCCCCAGGTGAGTCTCGGTGTTCAGCCGACGCCCACCCCCGCGCGCACACCCAAGCCGACTCCCGCGTCCCACGAGGAGGACGGGGAGGCGGGCACCTCCACGACGGAGCAGTCGGCTCAGCCACCGACGACCACCGTGAGCGGGGGCTGA